The following are from one region of the Sorghum bicolor cultivar BTx623 chromosome 2, Sorghum_bicolor_NCBIv3, whole genome shotgun sequence genome:
- the LOC110432500 gene encoding uncharacterized protein LOC110432500 — translation MHYLHPTPLSPNDAGNFKMNSGQDIGPLGAYALSKKGKATADITYSPDDPPEAYTNSTVHSRISSYCDSAHAIHGLDFDPYNEAISGEAAMRVGGGKQHGRYWVADPLIDSSRTPTLSQIRAKDRRQGESSSGVRSRPTAAECIITNLQTQLSQKEVRITELETQYREMAIYMRTLGAQMGAPPPPNLCRCDCGCVPSSRCGCRLSCRYACRPSCRCFSCSFTPRVLLKRPMSKVLKTVGGATMSIRTNLQAIHGADEMDSVGELVVFLWNLSFCRTFVELVVSLDL, via the exons ATGCACTATTTGCATCCAACCCCTTTGTCCCCCAACGATGCAGGCAATTTCAAAATGAATTCTGGGCAGGATATAGGCCCGTTGGGGGCCTATGCTCTCTCCAAGAAGGGGAAGGCGAcggccgacatcacctacagccCGGACGACcctcctgaggcgtacaccaaCTCCACCGTCCATAGCCGGATCAGCTCATATTGTGATTCGGCACATGCGATCCATGGCCTTGACTTCGATCCCTACAATGAGGCCATCAGTGGAGAAGCAGCCATGAGGGTAGGGGGAGGCAAGCAACATGGGCGATACTGGGTTGCTGACCCCTTGATTGACTCCTCGAGGACTCCTACTCTCTCCCAAATTAGAGCAAAGGACAGGCGTCAGGGCGAAAGCAGCTCAGGGGTACGCTCGAGGCCGACCGCAGCCGAGTGCATCATCACCAACCTCCAG ACCCAGCTTTCGCAAAAGGAAGTCAGGATCACCGAGTTAGAGACACAGTACAGGGAGATGGCCATCTACATGCGAACTCTTGGGGCTCAGATGGGAGCACCTCCGCCACCAAACTT ATGTAGATGCGATTGTGGTTGCGTGCCATCGAGCCGCTGTGGATGTCGGCTATCGTGCCGCTATGCTTGCCGGCCTTCGTGTCGATGCTTTTCTTGCAG CTTCACTCCCAGGGTTCTACTCAAGCGCCCAATGAGCAAAGTCCTCAAGACGGTGGGTGGAGCGACCATGTCAATCCGTACCAACCTCCAGGCGATTCATGGGGCAGACGAGATGGATTCGGTTGGTGAACTTGTAGTTTTTTTATGGAATTTGTCGTTTTGTCGGACGTTTGTTGAACTTGTGGTTTCCTTAGACTTGTGA
- the LOC8056173 gene encoding chaperone protein dnaJ 20, chloroplastic — protein MATSTRAIPMPTRSSGRMTKAAVFCRRTSRCTVKAVATSSSPRAHSFCSEGSMTDYYKVLSLEHSAAVGAEEIKRAYRRLALRYHPDVCPPSRRGESTELFLELRRAYETLSDPAQRLRYDAELRAGGEDPAAGVAFARDVWEAQLCALRARSEQRQSARSGGVRRQPF, from the coding sequence ATGGCCACCAGCACCAGAGCCATCCCGATGCCGACGAGGAGCTCAGGCAGGATGACCAAAGCTGCCGTGTTTTGCCGGAGGACCAGTCGCTGCACGGTGAAGGCCGTGGCTACGTCGTCGTCGCCAAGGGCTCATAGTTTCTGCTCGGAGGGAAGCATGACAGACTACTACAAGGTGCTGTCGCTGGAGCACTCGGCGGCCGTGGGCGCGGAGGAGATCAAGCGCGCGTACCGGCGGCTGGCGCTCCGGTACCACCCCGACGTGTGCCCGCCGTCGCGTCGCGGCGAGTCCACGGAGCTCTTCCTCGAGCTGCGGCGCGCCTACGAGACGCTCTCCGACCCGGCGCAGAGGCTCCGGTACGACGCCGAGCTGAGAGCGGGCGGCGAGGACCCGGCCGCCGGTGTTGCGTTCGCGAGGGACGTGTGGGAGGCGCAGCTGTGTGCGCTGCGCGCGCGCTCCGAGCAGCGGCAGAGCGCGAGGAGCGGTGGCGTCCGGCGACAGCCATTCTGA
- the LOC8065366 gene encoding chaperone protein dnaJ 20, chloroplastic, whose protein sequence is MATSTIPMPTTSSGRMTKTAVFSRRISHCKVKAVATSPRALCPKGSMTDYYKVLSLEHSAAVGAEEIKRAYRRLALRYHPDVCPPSRRGESTELFLELRRAYETLSDPAQRLRYDAELRAGGEDPAAGVAFARDVWEAQLCALRARSEQRQSARSGGVRTRRARA, encoded by the coding sequence ATGGCCACCAGCACCAttccgatgccgacgacgagcTCAGGCAGGATGACCAAAACTGCCGTGTTTTCCCGGAGGATCAGCCACTGCAAGGTGAAGGCCGTGGCTACATCGCCAAGGGCTTTATGCCCCAAGGGAAGCATGACAGACTACTACAAGGTGCTGTCGCTGGAGCACTCGGCGGCCGTGGGCGCGGAGGAGATCAAGCGCGCGTACCGGCGGCTGGCGCTGCGGTACCACCCCGACGTGTGCCCGCCGTCGCGTCGCGGCGAGTCCACGGAGCTCTTCCTCGAGCTGCGTCGCGCCTACGAGACGCTGTCCGACCCGGCGCAGAGGCTCCGGTACGACGCCGAGCTGAGGGCGGGCGGCGAGGACCCGGCCGCCGGTGTTGCGTTCGCGAGGGACGTGTGGGAGGCGCAGCTGTGTGCGCTGCGCGCGCGCTCCGAGCAGCGGCAGAGCGCGAGGAGCGGTGGCGTGCGCACTCGCAGGGCACGCGCATGA
- the LOC8065367 gene encoding chaperone protein dnaJ 20, chloroplastic, with the protein MSTGTIPFVRCATSTTVSTATVFGRKSRRRCNVTAMATATSSTGRGSETESMRRDYYKVLSLEHRPDVGAEEIKRAYRRLALRHHPDVCPPSRRAESTEHFLELRRAYETLSDPARRVRYDAGLRTTDGGEVARPRPGVACARSVWESQLSVLRARSEQRQRARSSQPQRPV; encoded by the coding sequence ATGAGCACCGGCACCATCCCCTTCGTGCGATGCGCTACCAGTACCACGGTTAGCACCGCCACCGTCTTTGGCCGGAAGAGCCGCCGCCGTTGCAACGTGACAGCAATGGCGACGGCAACGTCGTCGACGGGACGGGGTTCCGAGACCGAGAGCATGAGGAGGGACTACTACAAGGTGCTGTCCCTGGAGCACCGGCCCGACGTGGGCGCGGAGGAGATCAAGCGCGCGTACCGGCGGCTGGCGCTGCGGCACCACCCCGACGTGTGCCCGCCGTCGCGGCGCGCCGAGTCCACGGAGCACTTCCTCGAGCTGCGGCGCGCCTACGAGACGCTCTCCGACCCGGCGCGGAGGGTTCGGTACGACGCCGGCCTGAGGACGACAGACGGCGGGGAGGTGGCGAGGCCCAGGCCCGGCGTTGCGTGCGCGAGGAGCGTGTGGGAGTCCCAGCTGAGCGTGCTGCGCGCGCGCTCCGAGCAACGGCAGCGAGCGCGGAGCAGCCAGCCGCAGCGGCCGGTTTGA